From Brachionichthys hirsutus isolate HB-005 chromosome 2, CSIRO-AGI_Bhir_v1, whole genome shotgun sequence, one genomic window encodes:
- the znf740b gene encoding zinc finger protein 740b produces MDDDSSLKVQKNFICDHCYGAYRSSYHLKRHILTHTGEKPFACDACDMRFIQRYHLDRHKRVHSGEKPYQCDRCHQNFSRTDRLLRHRRLCTVAVSKEENQYSQEAHPASWSPLQPSNNRLTV; encoded by the exons ATGGATGACGACAGTTCCTTGAAAGTCCAGAAGAACTTCATATGCGACCACTGCTATGGAGCTTACCGGAGTAGCTACCACCTGAAGCGACACATACTTACACATACAG GGGAAAAGCCTTTCGCTTGTGATGCTTGTGACATGCGGTTCATTCAGCGCTATCACTTGGACAGACACAAACGGGTGCACAGCGGCGAGAAGCCGTACCAGTGTGATCGCTGCCATCAG AACTTCTCACGTACGGACAGGCTGCTGAGACACCGTCGACTATGTACAGTTGCAGTGAGCAAAGAGGAAAACCAGTACTCACAGGAGGCTCATCCGGCTTCCTGGAGCCCCCTACAGCCTTCTAACAACCGTCTGACTGTCTGA